The following proteins are encoded in a genomic region of Thermaerobacter sp. FW80:
- a CDS encoding DUF6504 family protein, with translation MSLIDRPIRVEADRRNRPVAFVWRGIRRVVAEVLEEWREIGPWWEQDPPEERFVYRVQTQDGGVYEIDYRIPARQWFLYRIYD, from the coding sequence ATGAGCCTGATCGACCGCCCGATTCGCGTTGAGGCTGACCGTCGGAACCGCCCGGTGGCGTTCGTGTGGCGGGGCATCCGCCGTGTCGTTGCGGAGGTGCTGGAGGAGTGGCGCGAGATCGGGCCGTGGTGGGAACAGGATCCGCCCGAAGAGCGATTCGTCTACCGTGTGCAAACCCAGGACGGCGGGGTATACGAGATCGACTACCGGATCCCGGCCCGGCAGTGGTTCTTGTATCGGATTTACGACTGA
- a CDS encoding PIN domain-containing protein — MNAERRQLGWLDANLFIHPFFRDPLAETCKALLADLQQGRAEGFLDLITIHELTYALYRHVFRQDRKAVADYLSTFIGLETVQVENKPAVLKALYYWAADPTCDSFGDARLRALAEATGLPVCTANRKHFRGIPNTFPFRA, encoded by the coding sequence GTGAACGCTGAGCGCAGGCAGCTCGGGTGGCTTGACGCGAACCTCTTCATCCATCCGTTCTTTCGGGATCCGCTCGCGGAGACGTGCAAGGCGCTCCTCGCGGATCTTCAGCAGGGCAGGGCCGAGGGTTTCCTCGATCTCATCACGATTCACGAGCTTACGTACGCCTTGTACCGCCACGTCTTCCGCCAGGACCGCAAGGCCGTGGCGGACTACCTGAGCACCTTCATCGGCCTGGAAACGGTCCAGGTCGAGAACAAGCCGGCCGTCCTCAAGGCACTGTACTACTGGGCCGCCGATCCAACCTGCGACTCGTTCGGGGACGCACGCCTGCGGGCCCTGGCCGAGGCGACGGGGCTCCCCGTCTGCACGGCGAACAGAAAACACTTTCGTGGGATCCCGAATACCTTTCCGTTTCGGGCGTAG
- a CDS encoding AbrB/MazE/SpoVT family DNA-binding domain-containing protein → MGLGRVQARGQVTIPAEVRGALRIRPGDVLLFEATGPDEGRFRVVRTTRSLDEYFDRWRVDGPVPADLWETVAEDVARDALPFAVLDRSEREAAAAGER, encoded by the coding sequence ATGGGGCTCGGACGTGTGCAGGCCCGAGGCCAAGTCACGATTCCCGCGGAGGTTCGCGGAGCCCTACGGATCCGGCCTGGTGACGTGCTCCTGTTCGAGGCCACGGGGCCGGACGAAGGGCGGTTCCGTGTCGTGCGAACGACCCGTTCGCTCGATGAATACTTCGACCGGTGGCGCGTCGACGGGCCCGTGCCCGCCGATCTCTGGGAGACGGTCGCCGAGGATGTCGCCCGGGACGCCCTGCCGTTTGCGGTGCTGGATCGGTCCGAGCGGGAGGCGGCCGCGGCCGGTGAACGCTGA